The window tagcAAGACAAAAAAACCTTTGGGACCAAAACAGCTATTTACTTTAAATTAAATTACACAAAACCTTTCAGAAAAGAAGAAATAACAGTTTTGGTTCCCAAGCATAGCTGATTTCTCcaattttggtccaaaaagattTGAGGCTTTTGTAAAGTGTTAGAGAGTAAAATGATTATATACTTATTGCAAAATAGAACATTGTAAGAGCAAAATTGTCAGGGACCAAAACTGTATTTTAgtctacaataataataatagcggAAGAAAATTTTACGGGTGTAGAGTGAGTGGGATTTTGCAAGTGTTGAGGGTGTCGCCCCTGTGCTTGCAGTTGCATCTGATTCTGAAACTGTGGAATCTGAGTTTGCTGATGTGGCACACCTTGAGTGAGAGTTTGCATTTGCTGATGTCCTTGATTGTGTGAAAGACTTGGAGTTTGCTGATGTGGAACACCACCTTGACTGTGTGAAAGAGACTGAgtttgctgttgttgttgttgttgttgttgttgttgttgcttttgTTCTTGAGGCTTCTGTTGTTGTTCAAACAAAGCCAATTCCTCCGGTTTCTCCCACTGTATGTAGGTATGTATGTATTTCAACATATCaatcaattttaaaaaataaataaataaataaaagttaccTTGCTTTCGCCAGTTGTACTATTGTAGTAGTACTTATATCCATCAGGCGATGTGTGCTCAGTCCAGTTACATTTCAAGGATGGCATGAGCGGAGCAGAATTAGGCTGTTGCAATCTAGCagcaggaggaggaggaggttgAAGATTCTGCTGAGGTGTGATAAGTTGCAGTTGCTGTTGAAGCTGTGAGAAGGCTTGTTGAGATGACTGGTAACTCGCCTGTAAAGTTTGTTTTTGCTGAGTCAGCATCTGAGCAAGGGGTGAAGCTGACTGGTGGACAGGTGGCACCTGATACTGATTTTGGGGTAACATTGTGTTGAAACCATGGCCATGTGAATGTGTTTGACCACTGGAATTGGGTGGTGCTACTACTTGTTGTTGACCAATTGGTCTTATGGTGTTGGATGATGGAGGCTGTGGTGATTGATTTGATGCTTTTTTTAAAGGCGATGATGAAAGCTGCAACACTTTTGCATCACCAGATCTAGCTGCTGCCATTTGGTTGTTCAAACCACCAACATCACCTGGGCCCATCGGATGCCATGCGTTACCATGCATTCCTGCCTCCCCAGGATTCGGTGGTctgtaaaaaagaaaaaaaaaattacatttttgatccACGAATATAGCTGATTTttaagtaaaatgactattttggtCCCCCAAGAAGAGTGATTAAAAATACGGCACCTCagacaaggaccaaatttgcaaaggAAAACTCTTCGGGACCAAGATTGAAAGAAACGGTTGtcctcaaggaccaaaaatgtaaattatatatacaaaaagTAAATGGGATGGGAATGGATACCTAATTCCTGGGGGCTGCATCCGAGGACCAAACCCAGGGCCACCAAATGAAGGAGTTCCCctggaaaaagaaaagaaaactatataaattataataaatatttatacgtataatattaataaataaaaaagagaGAACCTTGTTTCCCCAGGTCTAGGTCTTTTAGGGTCGGCAAATCGAACAATTAATGGCTGTTCACAAccctgattttttttataaaaaaaaaaaaatttaaattaaaaaaggtAAAATGATGAAACTCTAGAGACAAAATTTGAAGCATGAAATTGCTTACTCTCATTGTGTAAATTCCATTAAGAGCATTAATAGCTGCCATTGCCACATCTCTATTTGAGTATTTAACAAATCCACATCCTACACAAAATATTGATATCATATGAAGACAAATTACAgaaaaaatttagaaaataatACTAATAAAAATGACACGAGGACAAACCACGACTCTGTTTCATTTCATCGCGCATGAGATAGACATCTTCAACACGACCATAAGGCAAAAAAATCTGAATATTAATTTTTGTTACattattttcatgtatatatatagataAATAGATAAGCAAATAAGAAAGTAAACATTTATGAATATGTGATGTCAACTTACTTGTTCAACTTCTTTCTCTGTTGCTTGTTTATTTAATGAGCCAACAAACAATTTGAACTCCACTGCACCTAACACATAAGAACACAACATCAGGATCAAATCCCAAAGGAAAACAAACCACATAAGCATATGCATCTATCATGTAAATTACCTAAACGTTCACGCTCCCCATCAGCATATCTGACCTGGATGGGACCCATTccctgtaaaaaaaaaattacatttcagACTTAAGTAGACTTCacccatttatttttatttttttaaaaaaaaaaaaagactaaccCCTGGCAATGTGTACTGATTGTGTAAGGCACGTATTGCCCTGTCAGCATCTTCTGATGTGGCATATTTAATAAAGCAACATCCTGCAGAGGCGAACACCGTTTGTCCTGGTAATATTAACAACACTACAATCAACCATTCAACTAGAAAACATAATAAAACAATTGGGATTATGTGCTATTATTGAATTTGAATCAATCAATTATATCATCATTCAATCTCCCATCCCATCTACTCTaaaacaacaaccacaaccataAAAAAAGTAAAACACACCTAGGTCCATTATTTTGCAATATCTCACAACCACAAAAAGTAAAAAAAGCAACTACATAATGATGCAAATGGAGCAAAATGTACATTCAGTCTCTCAAAAGCTCATCAACAACCATGATAAAGTTCCTAGATTTGTGAGGTTTAACCAATGAAAGACATTACTACTCATTCACATTCTATTTGAATCATACacacatttttatttttaacaatgGAATAAAGTGGCAAGAATCAAATACAAAAAGATACAACTATTGGAAAACCATCACATATTATCACAACACCACAACTTAAACTACATACATAGAGAAAAAAATATGCACATCCAACATTCATCAAATAAAGCTAAAagaaacatttccaatgatacgATGTCATCAATGATACAACTAAACCAAACATGCACTATAGGTTAAAAGAGTGCAACTAATTTCCCACTAAAAT of the Lactuca sativa cultivar Salinas chromosome 6, Lsat_Salinas_v11, whole genome shotgun sequence genome contains:
- the LOC111886944 gene encoding flowering time control protein FCA isoform X1, yielding MDRHRGGGGGDRYGNSPNDSHPYRHPRGGGGGGPPPSRSSDDIPMNRHHGGFSGNRRPFDNSPPRYSLSGGGGGGGGGFHPMDGDGGFRPLGVRGARSYNNPSSEFEVPLSGQKRFNPDYEVPMSGQKRQFPFPGRGGPSPDRFDGGNFEKRNFDGDNFDKRNVDGGNFDKKPVEGGSFAKLFVGSVPKTATEEDIRPVFEEHGNVVEVALIKDKRTGQQQGQTVFASAGCCFIKYATSEDADRAIRALHNQYTLPGGMGPIQVRYADGERERLGAVEFKLFVGSLNKQATEKEVEQIFLPYGRVEDVYLMRDEMKQSRGCGFVKYSNRDVAMAAINALNGIYTMRGCEQPLIVRFADPKRPRPGETRGTPSFGGPGFGPRMQPPGIRPPNPGEAGMHGNAWHPMGPGDVGGLNNQMAAARSGDAKVLQLSSSPLKKASNQSPQPPSSNTIRPIGQQQVVAPPNSSGQTHSHGHGFNTMLPQNQYQVPPVHQSASPLAQMLTQQKQTLQASYQSSQQAFSQLQQQLQLITPQQNLQPPPPPAARLQQPNSAPLMPSLKCNWTEHTSPDGYKYYYNSTTGESKWEKPEELALFEQQQKPQEQKQQQQQQQQQQQQTQSLSHSQGGVPHQQTPSLSHNQGHQQMQTLTQGVPHQQTQIPQFQNQMQLQAQGRHPQHLQNPTHSTPYQNAGVAGHQNIQGFGYGQMPVGGGSMNDSAQRFQQGMQGGGGQDWMWKNKTPGPGS
- the LOC111886944 gene encoding flowering time control protein FCA isoform X3 codes for the protein MDRHRGGGGGDRYGNSPNDSHPYRHPRGGGGGGPPPSRSSDDIPMNRHHGGFSGNRRPFDNSPPRYSLSGGGGGGGGGFHPMDGDGGFRPLGVRGARSYNNPSSEFEVPLSGQKRFNPDYEVPMSGQKRQFPFPGRGGPSPDRFDGGNFEKRNFDGDNFDKRNVDGGNFDKKPVEGGSFAKLFVGSVPKTATEEDIRPVFEEHGNVVEVALIKDKRTGQQQGCCFIKYATSEDADRAIRALHNQYTLPGGMGPIQVRYADGERERLGAVEFKLFVGSLNKQATEKEVEQIFLPYGRVEDVYLMRDEMKQSRGCGFVKYSNRDVAMAAINALNGIYTMRGCEQPLIVRFADPKRPRPGETRGTPSFGGPGFGPRMQPPGIRPPNPGEAGMHGNAWHPMGPGDVGGLNNQMAAARSGDAKVLQLSSSPLKKASNQSPQPPSSNTIRPIGQQQVVAPPNSSGQTHSHGHGFNTMLPQNQYQVPPVHQSASPLAQMLTQQKQTLQASYQSSQQAFSQLQQQLQLITPQQNLQPPPPPAARLQQPNSAPLMPSLKCNWTEHTSPDGYKYYYNSTTGESKWEKPEELALFEQQQKPQEQKQQQQQQQQQQQQTQSLSHSQGGVPHQQTPSLSHNQGHQQMQTLTQGVPHQQTQIPQFQNQMQLQAQGRHPQHLQNPTHSTPYQNAGVAGHQNIQGFGYGQMPVGGGSMNDSAQRFQQGMQGGGGQDWMWKNKTPGPGS
- the LOC111886944 gene encoding flowering time control protein FCA isoform X2; translation: MDRHRGGGGGDRYGNSPNDSHPYRHPRGGGGGGPPPSRSSDDIPMNRHHGGFSGNRRPFDNSPPRYSLSGGGGGGGGGFHPMDGDGGFRPLGVRGARSYNNPSSEFEVPLSGQKRFNPDYEVPMSGQKRQFPFPGRGGPSPDRFDGGNFEKRNFDGDNFDKRNVDGGNFDKKPVEGGSFAKLFVGSVPKTATEEDIRPVFEEHGNVVEVALIKDKRTGQQQGQTVFASAGCCFIKYATSEDADRAIRALHNQYTLPGGMGPIQVRYADGERERLVEFKLFVGSLNKQATEKEVEQIFLPYGRVEDVYLMRDEMKQSRGCGFVKYSNRDVAMAAINALNGIYTMRGCEQPLIVRFADPKRPRPGETRGTPSFGGPGFGPRMQPPGIRPPNPGEAGMHGNAWHPMGPGDVGGLNNQMAAARSGDAKVLQLSSSPLKKASNQSPQPPSSNTIRPIGQQQVVAPPNSSGQTHSHGHGFNTMLPQNQYQVPPVHQSASPLAQMLTQQKQTLQASYQSSQQAFSQLQQQLQLITPQQNLQPPPPPAARLQQPNSAPLMPSLKCNWTEHTSPDGYKYYYNSTTGESKWEKPEELALFEQQQKPQEQKQQQQQQQQQQQQTQSLSHSQGGVPHQQTPSLSHNQGHQQMQTLTQGVPHQQTQIPQFQNQMQLQAQGRHPQHLQNPTHSTPYQNAGVAGHQNIQGFGYGQMPVGGGSMNDSAQRFQQGMQGGGGQDWMWKNKTPGPGS